In Papaver somniferum cultivar HN1 chromosome 1, ASM357369v1, whole genome shotgun sequence, a genomic segment contains:
- the LOC113295534 gene encoding nuclear intron maturase 1, mitochondrial-like, protein MIAEINMSLTKTIKHLPCTFIFRAITTISQNPNLRDQTHQQNEPPPRQQQQQQQQQDPYSLMKEDPIQVCSELWFRTFSSRINKPFTNLTGFLKKFDLWVLAYQRSCAEETGSFPQRNAIHSNVLSSLLSLQNAVLHGHFVWGMKTHPFIRSPNDKPITRLFSRRKLLAMLQSDKPCFQDRIVQEVLLLILEPVFEPRFSFKSHAFRPGRNAHTVIRSIRSNFAGYLWFLKGDLSEIYEHVGKDVLMNCLEKGVKDKKVLSLIKSAVTAPIRTRTKLNKEVDRTRTRPKLNQEVERTNKEKKNKKKGTRRKILNEDEPKPDPYWLRTFFDFAPEEAIRVPWYGHCGILSPLLSNVCLHELDTWMEGKLVNFFCPSKFDSIWKDTIDDGSHNPAWPEFVPSSGKEKTRKMDFIRYGGHFLVGIRGPREDSVDLMKELIEFCETKYGLRLDSSKFEIEHITRGIQFLDHIICRRVIHPTLRYTSSGGKIVSQKKVGTLLSVTASLPQCIYQFRRLKFVKGDRDPKPLPCTAMLYSSQAHTNSQMNKFLETMADWYRYADNRKKVVGFCSYVIRSSLAKLYAARYRLKSRAKVYKIATRDLSRPLRENHNNGAPESSDLFRMGLVDAISGIQFSHMSSIPSCDYTPFPKDWVPGHERVLHEYTRLQDPKFFCKLHRSVKQEGLDLPQEEISKIVWDFKTCGARGGGSC, encoded by the coding sequence ATGATTGCGGAAATAAATATGTCTTTGACTAAAACCATCAAACACCTTCCCTGCACATTCATATTCAGAGCCATTACGACAATCTCACAGAACCCTAACTTAAGAGACCAAACCCATCAACAAAATGAACCACCGCCacgacagcagcagcagcagcagcagcagcaagatcCTTATTCATTAATGAAAGAAGACCCAATTCAGGTATGTAGCGAATTATGGTTTCGGACATTTTCGAGCCGAATTAACAAACCCTTTACTAATCTTACTGGGTTTTTGAAGAAATTTGATCTATGGGTTTTGGCTTATCAACGTTCTTGTGCAGAAGAAACTGGTTCTTTTCCACAGAGGAATGCTATTCATTCGAACGTCTTAAGCAGCCTTCTCTCTTTACAAAATGCAGTTTTACATGGTCATTTTGTATGGGGAATGAAAACACATCCCTTTATTCGTTCTCCAAATGATAAACCTATTACTAGATTGTTTTCAAGACGTAAACTTCTAGCCATGTTACAGTCTGATAAACCTTGTTTTCAAGATCGTATAGTTCAAGaggttttgttgttgattttagaACCTGTTTTTGAGCCTCGGTTTTCATTTAAGTCTCATGCTTTTCGACCTGGTAGGAATGCGCACACCGTAATTAGGAGTATTCGTAGTAATTTTGCTGGATACCTTTGGTTTTTGAAAGGGGATTTGAGTGAGATTTATGAACATGTGGGTAAAGATGTGTTAATGAATTGTTTAGAGAAGGGTGTTAAGGATAAAAAGGTATTGAGTTTGATAAAATCGGCAGTTACGGCACCAATTAGGACGAGAACTAAACTTAATAAAGAGGTGGACAGAACTAGGACGCGACCTAAATTGAATCAAGAGGTGGAAAGAACaaataaggagaagaagaacaagaagaaggggACTAGGAGGAAAATTTTGAACGAAGATGAGCCAAAACCTGATCCATATTGGTTAAGAACCTTCTTCGATTTTGCCCCTGAAGAAGCTATCAGAGTCCCCTGGTATGGTCACTGTGGAATTTTGAGCCCATTGCTTTCTAATGTATGTCTTCATGAATTGGATACGTGGATGGAAGGCAAGCTAGTTAATTTTTTCTGCCCTTCTAAGTTTGATTCAATTTGGAAAGATACGATTGACGATGGTAGTCATAATCCTGCATGGCCAGAGTTTGTCCCGTCGAGTGGGAAGGAGAAAACAAGGAAAATGGATTTTATTCGATACGGGGGGCATTTCTTGGTTGGAATTCGAGGCCCTAGAGAGGACTCAGTAGATCTCATGAAGGAGCTGATTGAATTTTGTGAGACAAAATATGGGTTAAGATTAGacagttcaaaatttgaaatagAACATATCACTAGGGGAATTCAGTTTCTAGATCATATAATATGCCGCCGAGTGATTCACCCAACACTTCGTTACACTTCAAGTGGAGGAAAAATTGTAAGCCAAAAAAAAGTTGGAACCTTGCTTTCGGTTACTGCTAGCTTGCCACAATGTATTTACCAGTTTAGGCGGCTTAAATTTGTTAAGGGTGACAGGGATCCCAAGCCACTACCTTGTACCGCAATGCTCTATTCAAGCCAAGCACATACTAACTCCCAAATGAATAAGTTTCTCGAAACGATGGCAGATTGGTATAGGTACGCAGATAACCGTAAGAAAGTGGTGGGTTTCTGTTCTTATGTGATACGCAGTTCCCTAGCTAAGCTTTATGCAGCAAGATATAGATTAAAATCGCGGGCGAAGGTTTACAAGATTGCCACACGTGATCTTAGTCGTCCACTGAGAGAGAACCATAACAATGGGGCGCCTGAATCTTCAGATCTTTTTAGGATGGGACTTGTTGATGCAATAAGTGGTATTCAGTTCTCACACATGTCATCGATTCCTTCTTGTGATTACACCCCattccccaaggattgggttccTGGTCATGAGCGAGTGTTGCATGAGTATACAAGATTGCAAGACCCGAAGTTCTTCTGTAAGTTGCATAGATCAGTGAAACAAGAAGGTTTAGATTTACCTCAGGAGGAGATATCCAAGATTGTCTGGGACTTTAAGACTTGTGGAGCTCGAGGGGGTGGGAGCTGTTAG